In a genomic window of Hyphomicrobiales bacterium:
- a CDS encoding D-alanine--D-alanine ligase, whose translation MTGYRNHVAVLMGGWSAEREVSLKSGEACARALEEEGFRVTRIDVKRDIAGVLDKLRPDVAFNALHGRFGEDGCIQGILEILAIPYTHSGVLASALAMHKPCARALFKAARIPVAEGKVVPRLEAARRHVMKPPYVIKPVCEGSSVGVFIVPEDQEHPPQELYSADWALGEEVLVERYVPGRELTCAVMGDVALGVIEIVPATRFYDYEAKYAPGGSKHILPAEISPNLYQLVQRLTLEAHQALGCRGVSRADFRFDDRYADAGEMVCLEVNTQPGMTETSLVPELAAHAGHSFGELVRWMVEDASCNR comes from the coding sequence GTGACCGGCTACAGAAATCATGTCGCGGTCCTGATGGGCGGCTGGTCGGCCGAGCGCGAGGTAAGCCTCAAGTCCGGCGAAGCCTGCGCCAGGGCGCTCGAAGAGGAGGGATTCAGGGTCACGCGGATCGACGTCAAGCGCGACATCGCGGGCGTCCTCGACAAGCTCAGGCCCGATGTTGCCTTCAATGCGCTGCATGGCCGTTTCGGCGAGGATGGCTGCATCCAGGGCATCCTCGAGATTCTGGCCATTCCCTATACCCATTCCGGTGTGCTCGCCTCGGCGCTGGCGATGCACAAGCCGTGTGCCAGGGCCCTGTTCAAGGCCGCCCGCATCCCGGTCGCGGAAGGCAAGGTGGTGCCGCGGCTCGAAGCGGCGCGGCGCCACGTCATGAAGCCGCCCTATGTCATCAAGCCGGTGTGCGAGGGCTCGAGCGTCGGCGTCTTCATCGTGCCGGAGGATCAGGAACACCCACCTCAGGAGCTCTATTCGGCCGATTGGGCGCTCGGCGAGGAGGTGCTGGTGGAGCGCTACGTGCCGGGCCGCGAGCTGACCTGCGCGGTGATGGGCGATGTGGCGCTGGGGGTCATCGAGATCGTGCCCGCCACGCGTTTTTACGACTATGAGGCGAAATACGCGCCGGGCGGCTCAAAACATATCCTCCCGGCAGAAATTTCACCAAATCTTTACCAATTGGTACAGAGATTAACACTAGAGGCGCATCAGGCATTGGGGTGCCGCGGCGTCAGCCGAGCCGACTTCCGTTTTGACGATCGGTACGCGGACGCCGGGGAAATGGTGTGCCTGGAGGTCAATACCCAGCCCGGCATGACGGAAACCTCTCTGGTTCCCGAACTTGCCGCCCATGCCGGACACTCGTTCGGCGAACTGGTGCGTTGGATGGTGGAGGACGCGTCGTGCAACAGGTGA
- the murB gene encoding UDP-N-acetylmuramate dehydrogenase, with the protein MTGRPSLAERLRQDMPGLRGRLDGRVPLKDITWFRVGGPAEVLFEPADADDLGLFLKHLPRDVPLLAIGACSNLLVRDGGVAGVVIRLGRGLAAIKVETGYRIRAGAGALDVKVARAAADAGISGLAFLRGIPGAVGGALRMNAGAYGREIKDIFVSARAFGRDGEEKTLGADEMGFVYRRSAVPEEFIFTEALFQGEAGERAAIRAEMDRITAERGDTQPVDTRTGGSTFKNPPGEQAWALIERAGCRGLRLGGAQVSEKHCNFLINTGTASAADLETLGETVRRQVHERCGVELEWEIERVGKFLELAETGEEGARP; encoded by the coding sequence GTGACCGGCCGACCCTCGCTTGCCGAAAGATTGCGCCAAGACATGCCCGGCCTGCGCGGGCGTCTCGACGGCCGTGTGCCGCTAAAGGACATCACTTGGTTTCGCGTCGGCGGACCGGCGGAGGTCCTGTTCGAGCCGGCGGACGCCGACGATCTCGGGCTTTTTCTCAAGCATCTCCCGCGCGACGTGCCGCTGCTTGCGATCGGCGCCTGCTCCAACCTGCTGGTGCGCGACGGCGGCGTGGCCGGGGTCGTGATCCGCCTTGGCCGCGGCCTTGCGGCCATCAAGGTCGAGACGGGCTACCGGATCCGCGCCGGCGCCGGCGCCCTGGATGTCAAGGTCGCCCGCGCGGCGGCCGATGCCGGCATATCCGGCCTTGCCTTCCTGCGCGGCATCCCCGGTGCCGTTGGCGGCGCCTTGCGCATGAATGCCGGCGCCTATGGCCGCGAGATAAAGGATATCTTCGTTTCGGCGCGCGCCTTCGGCCGCGACGGCGAGGAGAAGACGCTGGGTGCAGACGAGATGGGCTTTGTCTACCGCCGTTCGGCGGTACCCGAGGAGTTCATCTTCACCGAGGCGCTGTTCCAGGGCGAGGCCGGCGAACGGGCGGCGATCCGGGCCGAGATGGACCGGATCACCGCGGAACGCGGCGACACCCAGCCGGTCGACACCCGCACCGGAGGCTCGACCTTCAAGAACCCGCCGGGCGAGCAGGCCTGGGCGCTAATCGAGCGCGCCGGCTGCCGGGGTTTGCGCCTTGGCGGTGCCCAGGTCTCCGAAAAGCACTGCAACTTCCTCATCAACACGGGGACGGCGAGCGCCGCCGATCTGGAGACGCTTGGCGAAACCGTGCGCCGGCAAGTGCATGAGCGCTGCGGCGTTGAGCTGGAATGGGAGATCGAGCGCGTCGGCAAGTTCCTGGAGCTCGCCGAGACCGGCGAAGAAGGAGCCCGCCCGTGA
- the murC gene encoding UDP-N-acetylmuramate--L-alanine ligase — translation MKMPLDIGATHFVGIGGIGMSGIAEVMHILGYAVQGSDLADNANVKRLREMGIPVSVGHDPAHLGEAKVVVISSAVKRDNPELAAARARHLPVVRRAEMLAELMRLKSCIAVGGTHGKTTTTSLIAALLEAGGLDPTVINGGIINAYGTNARLGAGEWMVVEADESDGTFVKLPAEIAVVTNIDPEHLDHYGNFDAARRAFRAFVENIPFYGFGVMCLDHPEVQALVGRIEDRRIITYGRNPQADAQLVNFDSGPAGTRFDAVLRDAVSGESATIADLKLPMIGLHNAMNALAAVVVARELGIDAETIRAGLARFAGVKRRFTRIGEWNDVTIFDDYAHHPVEIAAVLRAARSAARGRVIAVVQPHRYTRLRDLFGDFCACFNDADMVVVADVYPAGEAPIEGVHRDALVQGIIARGHRRVMPLKGPEALPGLVAEIARKDDFVICLGAGSITQWANALPGALRDRAGAAQ, via the coding sequence ATGAAAATGCCGCTGGATATCGGCGCCACCCATTTCGTCGGCATTGGCGGCATCGGCATGAGCGGCATCGCCGAAGTCATGCACATTCTCGGCTATGCCGTGCAGGGCAGCGACCTTGCCGATAACGCGAACGTCAAGCGCCTGCGCGAGATGGGCATTCCGGTTTCCGTCGGTCACGACCCGGCGCATCTGGGCGAGGCCAAGGTGGTGGTCATCTCCTCGGCGGTGAAGCGCGACAATCCGGAGCTTGCCGCGGCGCGGGCACGCCACCTGCCGGTGGTGCGCCGGGCCGAGATGCTGGCCGAATTGATGCGGCTGAAAAGCTGTATCGCCGTCGGCGGCACCCACGGCAAAACGACAACCACCTCGCTGATCGCGGCGCTGCTGGAGGCCGGGGGGCTCGACCCGACCGTCATCAATGGCGGCATCATTAACGCCTACGGCACCAACGCCCGGCTCGGCGCCGGCGAATGGATGGTCGTCGAGGCCGACGAATCCGACGGCACCTTCGTCAAGCTCCCGGCCGAGATCGCCGTCGTCACCAATATAGATCCGGAGCATCTTGACCATTACGGCAACTTCGACGCCGCGCGGCGCGCCTTCCGCGCCTTCGTCGAGAACATCCCCTTCTATGGCTTCGGCGTCATGTGCCTCGACCATCCGGAGGTGCAGGCGCTGGTCGGGCGCATCGAGGACCGGCGCATCATCACCTATGGGCGCAACCCGCAGGCTGACGCGCAGCTCGTCAATTTCGACTCCGGCCCGGCAGGGACCCGCTTCGACGCAGTGCTGCGTGATGCAGTCAGCGGCGAGAGTGCGACCATCGCCGACCTGAAGCTGCCGATGATCGGGCTGCACAACGCCATGAACGCGCTCGCGGCGGTCGTGGTGGCGCGCGAGCTCGGCATCGACGCGGAGACGATCCGCGCCGGGCTCGCCCGCTTCGCCGGGGTCAAGCGACGTTTCACCCGCATCGGCGAATGGAACGACGTCACCATATTCGACGACTATGCCCACCATCCGGTGGAGATCGCAGCTGTCCTCAGGGCTGCCCGTTCGGCTGCCCGTGGCCGCGTCATCGCCGTCGTCCAGCCGCACCGCTACACGCGCCTGCGCGACCTGTTCGGCGACTTTTGCGCCTGTTTCAACGATGCCGACATGGTGGTGGTCGCCGATGTATATCCGGCCGGCGAGGCGCCGATCGAGGGCGTTCACCGCGACGCCCTGGTACAAGGCATCATTGCCCGCGGCCACCGCCGCGTGATGCCACTCAAGGGGCCCGAGGCTCTGCCGGGGCTGGTCGCCGAAATCGCCCGCAAGGATGACTTCGTCATCTGTCTTGGCGCCGGTTCGATCACCCAATGGGCGAATGCGCTTCCCGGCGCGCTGCGCGACCGGGCGGGGGCGGCCCAGTGA
- the murG gene encoding undecaprenyldiphospho-muramoylpentapeptide beta-N-acetylglucosaminyltransferase has translation MSGVRAGDGRLALLAAGGTGGHLFPAQALAEELGQRGWHVHLATDARGGRFRDSFPAEAVHVLPAATVGARSPLALAKTAWTLMAGFFAAWSLIGRIKPSVAVGFGGYPTVPPILAAWARRVETCVHEQNAIMGRANRLLKRFVTAIAVGFPDTALVSRRDRWKVTHTGVPVRAAVVAAAARRYDKPDARGEFRLLVFGGSQGARVFADVVPEAVAGLSEEARGRLEMVQQARPEDMERVSQAYDGLGVKAEVAPFFADLPARIAAAHLVISRSGASTATELTVIGRPAILVPLPGAIDNDQLMNATALEHREAAWLMPQSAFTPEFLAQELERLMGNPEQLWHVAAAARALGRPDAVARLADLVDALAKGRRAMAAPQEETSS, from the coding sequence GTGAGCGGGGTCCGCGCAGGCGACGGGCGTCTGGCGTTGCTGGCCGCGGGCGGCACCGGCGGGCATCTGTTTCCCGCCCAGGCACTGGCCGAGGAGCTCGGGCAGCGCGGCTGGCACGTGCATCTCGCCACCGATGCGCGCGGCGGCCGCTTCCGCGACAGCTTCCCGGCCGAGGCCGTCCACGTGCTGCCGGCGGCGACCGTCGGCGCGCGCAGCCCCTTGGCGCTGGCGAAGACGGCATGGACCCTCATGGCAGGGTTTTTTGCCGCTTGGTCGTTGATCGGCCGCATCAAGCCGTCCGTCGCCGTCGGCTTTGGCGGCTATCCGACCGTACCGCCGATCCTGGCGGCCTGGGCGCGGCGGGTTGAGACCTGTGTGCACGAGCAGAACGCGATCATGGGGCGCGCCAACCGGTTGCTCAAGCGCTTCGTGACCGCGATCGCGGTCGGATTCCCCGATACCGCGCTGGTGAGCCGTCGCGACCGCTGGAAGGTTACCCACACCGGCGTTCCGGTGCGCGCCGCAGTGGTCGCCGCGGCCGCCAGGCGCTACGACAAGCCTGATGCGCGTGGGGAGTTCCGCTTGCTCGTCTTCGGCGGCAGCCAGGGAGCGCGCGTCTTCGCCGACGTTGTGCCGGAGGCGGTCGCCGGCTTGAGCGAGGAGGCGCGCGGGAGGCTTGAGATGGTGCAGCAGGCGCGCCCTGAGGACATGGAGCGGGTATCGCAAGCCTATGACGGGCTCGGCGTCAAGGCCGAGGTCGCGCCCTTCTTCGCCGACCTGCCGGCCCGCATCGCCGCTGCGCATCTCGTGATTTCACGCTCCGGCGCCAGCACCGCGACGGAGCTGACCGTGATCGGCCGGCCGGCCATTCTGGTGCCGCTGCCGGGGGCCATCGACAATGACCAGCTCATGAACGCGACCGCGCTGGAGCACCGCGAAGCCGCCTGGCTTATGCCGCAATCGGCGTTCACACCGGAATTTCTGGCACAAGAGCTTGAGCGGCTGATGGGCAATCCGGAGCAGTTGTGGCATGTCGCGGCTGCTGCGCGGGCGCTCGGCCGGCCCGACGCGGTTGCCCGCCTCGCCGATCTCGTCGATGCGCTGGCAAAGGGACGTCGGGCGATGGCGGCGCCGCAAGAGGAAACGTCTTCATGA
- the ftsW gene encoding putative lipid II flippase FtsW: MLSLGRADRSALAEWWWTVDRVLVAAILCLAVFGIVFTMAASPPVALKLGLDQFHFVKRQAAFLSIGLGAMLMTSLLTARQMRRVALVLFAGGLVLMVIALFQGPEIKGARRWIEIAGFSLQPSEFVKPAFVLLAAWLFAEGGRRPDIPGASLATGLLIVFVALLLLQPDVGQALLTALVWGALFFMAGMAWPWIIMLGGLGMAGLFAAYTLVPHVTARVDRFLDPASGDTYQIDTALESFIRGGWFGRGPGEGTVKRLLPDSHTDFVFAVTAEEYGIIVCLTLLALFAFIVLRVLLGAFRETDPFMRFAVGGLIVMFGLQAAINMGVNLALLPAKGMTLPLISAGGSSTLSMCYALGMVLGLTRRRVTEESVIDARLLAGGRGSGP, encoded by the coding sequence ATGTTGAGCCTAGGCCGGGCTGACCGTTCTGCGCTTGCCGAATGGTGGTGGACCGTCGACCGTGTGCTGGTCGCCGCGATCCTGTGCCTGGCCGTGTTCGGCATCGTCTTCACCATGGCGGCGAGCCCCCCGGTGGCGCTCAAGCTCGGCCTCGACCAGTTTCATTTCGTCAAGCGTCAGGCAGCGTTCTTGAGCATCGGCCTCGGCGCCATGCTGATGACCTCGCTCCTGACGGCGCGGCAGATGCGCCGCGTGGCCTTAGTGCTGTTCGCAGGCGGACTGGTGTTAATGGTCATTGCCCTGTTTCAGGGCCCCGAGATCAAGGGGGCGCGGCGTTGGATCGAAATCGCCGGCTTTTCGCTGCAGCCCTCGGAGTTCGTCAAGCCGGCTTTCGTGCTCCTCGCCGCCTGGCTGTTCGCGGAAGGCGGAAGGCGGCCCGATATTCCCGGCGCGTCGCTCGCCACCGGCCTGCTCATCGTCTTCGTGGCGCTGCTGCTGCTGCAGCCAGATGTCGGCCAGGCGCTGCTTACAGCCCTCGTCTGGGGTGCTCTGTTCTTCATGGCCGGTATGGCCTGGCCGTGGATCATCATGCTCGGCGGCCTCGGCATGGCCGGGCTGTTCGCCGCCTACACGTTGGTGCCGCACGTGACGGCACGGGTCGACCGCTTTCTCGACCCCGCCTCGGGCGACACCTACCAGATCGACACGGCGCTGGAATCCTTCATCCGCGGCGGCTGGTTCGGGCGTGGCCCCGGCGAGGGCACGGTTAAGCGGCTGTTGCCGGATTCACACACCGACTTCGTATTCGCGGTTACGGCGGAAGAGTACGGCATCATCGTCTGCCTGACGCTGCTGGCACTGTTCGCCTTCATCGTCCTGCGCGTGCTCTTGGGCGCGTTTCGCGAGACCGATCCGTTCATGCGGTTTGCGGTCGGCGGCCTTATCGTCATGTTCGGCCTGCAGGCTGCGATCAATATGGGCGTCAACCTGGCTCTGTTGCCGGCCAAGGGCATGACCCTGCCGCTGATTTCTGCCGGCGGCTCGTCGACGCTGTCCATGTGCTACGCGCTCGGCATGGTGCTCGGCCTGACGCGACGGCGCGTCACCGAGGAGTCGGTCATCGACGCGAGGCTGTTGGCCGGCGGGAGAGGCTCGGGGCCGTGA